One genomic segment of Candidatus Neomarinimicrobiota bacterium includes these proteins:
- the phnC gene encoding phosphonate ABC transporter ATP-binding protein, with protein MVEFVNISKTFPDGTAAVHDVSITAPEKEFSVILGPSGAGKTTLLRTVNRLVRPSAGQVLVNGTEITDANQREIRSDIGMIFQQFNLVGNLSVLINVLAGSLGSHQNWWSNLYLFPKSYRLKALDLLDRVGLLDQAYKRADELSGGQQQRVGIARALMQEPRVLLADEPVASVDPRTSQEILTLLKDLCAEKDLTVLCTLHQVDLALQFSDRIIGIADGEIILNEKSSVLDVEKLRTIYSTKNHGLFFGPMTENPHDAEVINWNQLK; from the coding sequence ATGGTAGAATTTGTAAATATTTCGAAAACCTTTCCAGATGGCACGGCAGCAGTGCACGATGTTAGCATTACAGCACCTGAAAAAGAGTTCTCAGTTATCCTGGGACCCAGTGGAGCTGGCAAAACAACCTTGCTTAGAACTGTGAATCGCCTGGTGCGGCCAAGCGCTGGGCAGGTCCTGGTAAACGGAACAGAGATCACCGATGCCAACCAAAGAGAAATCCGTAGTGATATTGGTATGATTTTTCAACAGTTCAACCTGGTTGGAAATCTGTCGGTTCTCATAAATGTACTGGCCGGAAGTCTGGGATCGCATCAGAATTGGTGGTCTAACTTATATTTGTTCCCTAAATCTTATCGATTAAAAGCGTTGGATTTACTGGATAGGGTTGGTCTTCTGGATCAGGCATATAAGCGTGCCGATGAATTGAGTGGTGGTCAGCAACAACGGGTTGGTATTGCCCGGGCACTCATGCAGGAACCACGGGTTTTACTGGCAGATGAACCCGTTGCCAGTGTGGATCCACGTACGTCTCAGGAAATCTTGACACTGCTAAAAGATTTATGTGCGGAAAAAGATTTGACTGTGCTCTGCACCCTCCATCAAGTCGATCTGGCTCTTCAATTTTCCGATCGAATCATTGGTATAGCAGATGGTGAAATTATCCTCAATGAGAAATCATCTGTATTGGATGTGGAAAAGCTGAGAACCATTTATTCGACTAAAAATCATGGTCTGTTTTTTGGC